A stretch of the Aegilops tauschii subsp. strangulata cultivar AL8/78 chromosome 4, Aet v6.0, whole genome shotgun sequence genome encodes the following:
- the LOC109745188 gene encoding uncharacterized protein, giving the protein MTVKHSPRSPGTAVLSHPARSGARSHQSPPATLPPWLGFQASAPAPVAMSSSSCPTCMEESLVDSLAAAQDKAAMELPPPRPAMASGSHEEVEKGRQQLVQIQNIYG; this is encoded by the exons ATGACCGTGAAGCACAGCCCAAGGTCCCCTGGCACCGCGGTGCTTTCCCATCCGGCTAGATCCGGCGCTCGCAGCCACCAGAGCCCACCCGCGACCCTCCCCCCATGGCTAGGGTTTCAGGCGTCGGCTCCGGCGCCGGTGGCCATGTCATCCTCCTCTTGTCCG ACGTGCATGGAGGAATCGCTAGTGGACAGCCTTGCTGCTGCTCAGGACAAAGCAGCCATGgagcttcctcctcctcgtcctgcTATGGCTTCAG GATCtcatgaggaggtggagaagggACGCCAACAATTGGTGCAG ATTCAGAATATATATGGATGA